The genomic interval TGCATTATCCATTGCCCTGGTACTCTGGGAAACATTTTCCCTGGTCACCAAATCCTTGCCCGGTCCAATCCAGGTGCTTCAGGATACGTGGGACCCGTGGATTATTTGCCCCTTCTTTGTGGGCGATCAGGCATTTGGTTTAGATGGTTTGAATGGTGGCGATGTTGGACTCGGTTGGCAAACCCTCGCCAGTTTGATCCGGGTTGCCATCGGTTATACCCTCGCGTCCCTGCTGGGTATTGCAGTTGGGATTTTGGTTGGTGCCAGTCCGGTGCTTTATGAAGCGGTTGATCCCATGTTTCAGGTGTTGCGCACCGTACCCCCCCTTGCCTGGTTACCGATCGCCCTGGCAATTTTCAAAGACTCTGGCCCAGCAGGTATCTTCATCCTCCTTTATCACCGCCATCTGGCCCATTATTTACAACACAGCCGTAGGCGTGCAGCAACTCCCGCAGGACTACAAAAACGTTTCCAGGGTGTTGCGTCTGTCGGGTAAGGAATATTTCTTCAGCATTCTGTTGCCTTCCATCGTGCCCTACATGTTTACAGGGCTACGGTTAGGAATTGGACTGGCGTGGTTGGCGATCGTTGCCGCTGAAATGCTGCGAGGCGATACCGGAATTGGTTTCTTTATCTGGAACTCTTACAACAGCGGCAACCTGAGCGAAGTGATCCTGGCATTGTTCTATATCGGCATCGTTGGGCTGTTGCTCGATAAGTTTGTTGGGTTCATTTCCAGCTTTGTAAGTTCGGACAAGTAGGTAGGTGGTAGGTGATAGGTGGTAGGGAAAGGATAAAGGATAAGAGATTAAGGATAAAAATTCTCTTCTCACCCCATCATCCTCTCACCTCCCTATCTCCTCCACTGCCCTCATATCCTCCTCCCCCTTTTATCCTTCATCCTTCATCCCTCATCCTTCCCCCTATGTCTTCCTTTGTCGAAATTGATCATGTGAGCCGCATCTTTCCGTTAGCGGATGGCGGGCAGTACATTGCCCTGAAAGATATTGACTTGAAGATTCAGCAGGGCGAGTTTGTTTCCCTGATTGGGCATTCGGGTTGCGGCAAATCTACCCTGTTAAACATCATTGCAGGAATGGATCGTCCCACGGGCGGTGGCGTTGTCCTGGAAGGGCGACAAGTTACCAAACCAGGTCCCGATCGCATGATGGTATTTCAAAACTACTCATTGTTGCCCTGGCTGACCGTGCGCGAAAATATCGCCCTGGCAGTGAACAAGGTGATGGATAAACTCCCTGCGGGTGAACGCAAGGGCATTGTGGAACATCACATCGACATGGTGGGCTTACGGCATGCGGCCCATAAGAAGCCGGGCGAATTGTCGGGAGGGATGAAGCAACGGGTGGCGATCGCCCGTGCATTGGCAATCCGCCCTAAATTATTACTCCTGGATGAACCGTTTGGAGCACTGGATGCCCTGACCCGCGGCAATCTACAAGAGCGCCTGATGGAAATTTGCCAGGAAAACCATATAACCTGTGTCATGGTGACCCACGATGTAGACGAAGCATTACTCCTTTCCGACCGGGTTGTGATGCTAACCACAGGTCCCGAAGCCCGGATTGGGCAAATTTTGGAGGTTCCAATTCCCCGCCCCCGTCATCGGATGGAAGTGGTTAACCATCCCAGTTACTATGCCCTGCGGAATGAAATGGTTTACTTCCTGAACCAACAGAAGCGATCGAAGAAGCGGAAGGCAGAGAAGGCAACCGCGATCGCCCGTCATGGTTTGGAAAAAATCAATCTGGAAATTGGTTTCGTTCCCTTAACCGATTGTGCCCCACTTGTGGTCGCCAAGGAAATGGGATTTTTTGCCAAGCACGGTTTAGAAGACGTTACCCTTTCTCGCGAACCAACCTGGAAGGCGATTGCCGAAGGGGTCGTCAGTCAGCGGCTTGATGCTGCCACAATGGTGGCGGGTCTGCCCCTCGCCCTGACCCTGGGCATCAACGGCACCCCCACCCCAATGGTGGCTGGCATGGTGCTGGCACGCAACGGCAACGCCATCACCCTGGACAAGGATGTGTACGATTTGGACGTGCGATCGCTCCCCGATCTAAAGAACCTGATCGACCGCACACCGGACAAAGTTCACACCTTCGGCA from Kovacikia minuta CCNUW1 carries:
- a CDS encoding ABC transporter permease subunit yields the protein MQQLPQDYKNVSRVLRLSGKEYFFSILLPSIVPYMFTGLRLGIGLAWLAIVAAEMLRGDTGIGFFIWNSYNSGNLSEVILALFYIGIVGLLLDKFVGFISSFVSSDK
- a CDS encoding nitrate ABC transporter ATP-binding protein (This model describes the ATP binding subunits of ATP-binding cassette (ABC) transporters for nitrate transport, or for bicarbonate transport, in bacteria and archaea.), translated to MSSFVEIDHVSRIFPLADGGQYIALKDIDLKIQQGEFVSLIGHSGCGKSTLLNIIAGMDRPTGGGVVLEGRQVTKPGPDRMMVFQNYSLLPWLTVRENIALAVNKVMDKLPAGERKGIVEHHIDMVGLRHAAHKKPGELSGGMKQRVAIARALAIRPKLLLLDEPFGALDALTRGNLQERLMEICQENHITCVMVTHDVDEALLLSDRVVMLTTGPEARIGQILEVPIPRPRHRMEVVNHPSYYALRNEMVYFLNQQKRSKKRKAEKATAIARHGLEKINLEIGFVPLTDCAPLVVAKEMGFFAKHGLEDVTLSREPTWKAIAEGVVSQRLDAATMVAGLPLALTLGINGTPTPMVAGMVLARNGNAITLDKDVYDLDVRSLPDLKNLIDRTPDKVHTFGIVHAASMQNLMLRYWLASGGIDPDQDASLVVIPPPQMVANLIANNIDGYCVGEPWNSRAVHEGLGVVMATDLDIWAGHPEKVLGMREDWVNQYPQTHIALIKALIEACEYCDDRRNREEILELLCRPEYVGSKPEYTRPGFIDPYDQGIGEEPQNHYRFNQFYVDHSTFPTRAEGLWILTQLARWGITPFPKNWIEVLERNRRLDLYGEAARQLGLPDNEPDRDAFHLFDGMIFNPDDPIGYLERFTISRPIQVQEIILDSTAAVR
- a CDS encoding ABC transporter permease — encoded protein: MLLDPSPTPHTPHPTPMTTAARRLPKFDPAVFLQKNARKVLAPIIALSIALVLWETFSLVTKSLPGPIQVLQDTWDPWIICPFFVGDQAFGLDGLNGGDVGLGWQTLASLIRVAIGYTLASLLGIAVGILVGASPVLYEAVDPMFQVLRTVPPLAWLPIALAIFKDSGPAGIFILLYHRHLAHYLQHSRRRAATPAGLQKRFQGVASVG